Proteins encoded together in one Oncorhynchus masou masou isolate Uvic2021 chromosome 3, UVic_Omas_1.1, whole genome shotgun sequence window:
- the ptbp2b gene encoding polypyrimidine tract-binding protein 2b isoform X2 yields MDGIATDVAVGVKRGSDELNLYSTSPNSVTANGNDSSKKLRVEDRMESPPSRVLHIRKLPSEVSETEVIALGLPFGKVTNILMLKGKNQAFLELGTEEAAVTMVNYYTAVTPQVRNVPVFIQFSNHKELKTDSALNQRAQAVLQAVSAVQEGGSPNSDTSALDSVLAQAPSPVLRIIIDNMFYPVTLDVLQQIFSKFGTVMKIITFTKNNQFQALLQFSEPVNAQQARLSLDGQNIYNSCCTLRIDFSKLVNLNVKYNNDKSRDYTRPELPAGDGQPSLDPAMAAALNKDSSLLGAISPLSAAAAAAAAAGRVALSGHSGCSGVLLVSNLNEEMVTPQSLFTLFGVYGDAQRVKILYNKKDSALIQMSDGNQAQLAMSHLNGQKMYGKIIRVTLSKHQTVQLPREGLDDQGLTKDFTNSPLHRFKKPGSKNFQNIFPPSATLHLSNVPEDVTEEDLRQLFSNAGGTVKAFKFFQGHKMALLQMSTVEEAIQALMDLHNYDMGSNHHLKVSFSKSTI; encoded by the exons ATGGACGG CATTGCCACTGATGTTGCAGTTGGCGTGAAG AGAGGCTCAGATGAATTAAATCTCTACAGCACCAGCCCTAACTCTGTGACTG CTAACGGCAATGACAGCAGTAAAAAACtgagagtagaggacaggatggagagtCCCCCATCCCGGGTGCTCCACATCCGGAAGCTGCCCAGTGAGGTGTCTGAGACAGAGGTCATCGCCCTGGGCCTACCGTTCGGCAAGGTCACCAATATCCTCATGCTGAAGGGCAAAAATCAG GCGTTCCTCGAGCTGGGTACAGAGGAGGCGGCCGTTACAATGGTGAACTACTATACGGCAGTGACGCCTCAGGTCCGCAACGTCCCAGTGTTCATCCAGTTCTCTAACCACAAGGAGCTCAAGACAGACAGTGCTCTCAACCAG CGTGCACAAGCTGTCCTCCAGGCAGTGTCGGCGGTTCAGGAGGGTGGCTCCCCCAACTCTGACACCAGTGCGCTGGATAGTGTTCTTGCGCAGGCCCCAAGCCCCGTGCTCAGGATAATCATCGACAACATGTTCTACCCCGTCACTCTGGACGTCCTCcagcagatcttctccaagtttGGAACAGTCATGAAGATCATCACGTTCACCAAGAACAATCAGTTCCAGGCCCTGCTTCAGTTCAGCGAACCAGTCAACGCCCAGCAAGCCAGACTG TCCCTGGACGGCCAGAACATCTACAACTCATGCTGCACACTGCGGATCGACTTCTCCAAACTGGTCAACCTCAATGTCAAGTACAACAACGACAAAAGCCGCGACTACACCCGGCCCGAGCTGCCCGCTGGCGATGGCCAGCCCTCCCTAGACCCTGCCATGGCTGCCGCCCTCAACAAGGACTCCTCCCTGCTTG GAGCCATCAGTCCTCTGAGTGCTGCGGCCGCAGCGGCGGCTGCTGCAGGGAGGGTGGCGCTCTCCGGACACTCTGGCTGCAGCGGCGTGCTCCTGGTCAGCAACCTCAACGAAGAG ATGGTTACGCCCCAAAGTCTGTTTACCCTCTTCG GGGTGTACGGTGATGCTCAGCGCGTGAAGATCCTCTACAATAAGAAGGACAGTGCTCTCATCCAGATGTCGGACGGGAACCAGGCCCAGCTCG CAATGAGCCACCTGAACGGCCAGAAGATGTACGGGAAGATAATCCGTGTGACGCTCTCCAAGCACCAGACGGTGCAGCTGCCCAGGGAAGGGCTGGATGACCAGGGCCTAACCAAGGACTTCACCAACTCCCCCCTGCACCGCTTCAAAAAGCCAGGCTCCAAGAACTTTCAGAACATCTTCCCTCCGTCCGCCACGCTCCACCTCTCCAACGTCCC GGAGGACGTGACTGAGGAGGATCTGAGACAGCTGTTCTCTAACGCAGGTGGCACTGTGAAGGCATTCAAGTTTTTCCA AGGCCACAAAATGGCGCTACTCCAGATGTCTACAGTCGAGGAGGCCATCCAGGCCTTGATGGACCTTCACAACTACGACATGGGCAGCAACCACCACCTGAAGGTCTCCTTCTCCAAGTCAACCATCTAG
- the ptbp2b gene encoding polypyrimidine tract-binding protein 2b isoform X1 has product MDGIATDVAVGVKRGSDELNLYSTSPNSVTANGNDSSKKLRVEDRMESPPSRVLHIRKLPSEVSETEVIALGLPFGKVTNILMLKGKNQAFLELGTEEAAVTMVNYYTAVTPQVRNVPVFIQFSNHKELKTDSALNQRAQAVLQAVSAVQEGGSPNSDTSALDSVLAQAPSPVLRIIIDNMFYPVTLDVLQQIFSKFGTVMKIITFTKNNQFQALLQFSEPVNAQQARLSLDGQNIYNSCCTLRIDFSKLVNLNVKYNNDKSRDYTRPELPAGDGQPSLDPAMAAALNKDSSLLGTPSGMVAPYSSGGGFQSSLSYSQGGGAISPLSAAAAAAAAAGRVALSGHSGCSGVLLVSNLNEEMVTPQSLFTLFGVYGDAQRVKILYNKKDSALIQMSDGNQAQLAMSHLNGQKMYGKIIRVTLSKHQTVQLPREGLDDQGLTKDFTNSPLHRFKKPGSKNFQNIFPPSATLHLSNVPEDVTEEDLRQLFSNAGGTVKAFKFFQGHKMALLQMSTVEEAIQALMDLHNYDMGSNHHLKVSFSKSTI; this is encoded by the exons ATGGACGG CATTGCCACTGATGTTGCAGTTGGCGTGAAG AGAGGCTCAGATGAATTAAATCTCTACAGCACCAGCCCTAACTCTGTGACTG CTAACGGCAATGACAGCAGTAAAAAACtgagagtagaggacaggatggagagtCCCCCATCCCGGGTGCTCCACATCCGGAAGCTGCCCAGTGAGGTGTCTGAGACAGAGGTCATCGCCCTGGGCCTACCGTTCGGCAAGGTCACCAATATCCTCATGCTGAAGGGCAAAAATCAG GCGTTCCTCGAGCTGGGTACAGAGGAGGCGGCCGTTACAATGGTGAACTACTATACGGCAGTGACGCCTCAGGTCCGCAACGTCCCAGTGTTCATCCAGTTCTCTAACCACAAGGAGCTCAAGACAGACAGTGCTCTCAACCAG CGTGCACAAGCTGTCCTCCAGGCAGTGTCGGCGGTTCAGGAGGGTGGCTCCCCCAACTCTGACACCAGTGCGCTGGATAGTGTTCTTGCGCAGGCCCCAAGCCCCGTGCTCAGGATAATCATCGACAACATGTTCTACCCCGTCACTCTGGACGTCCTCcagcagatcttctccaagtttGGAACAGTCATGAAGATCATCACGTTCACCAAGAACAATCAGTTCCAGGCCCTGCTTCAGTTCAGCGAACCAGTCAACGCCCAGCAAGCCAGACTG TCCCTGGACGGCCAGAACATCTACAACTCATGCTGCACACTGCGGATCGACTTCTCCAAACTGGTCAACCTCAATGTCAAGTACAACAACGACAAAAGCCGCGACTACACCCGGCCCGAGCTGCCCGCTGGCGATGGCCAGCCCTCCCTAGACCCTGCCATGGCTGCCGCCCTCAACAAGGACTCCTCCCTGCTTG GTACCCCCTCAGGAATGGTAGCTCCCTACTCTAGCGGTGGAGGGTTTCAGTCTTCTCTCTCTTACTCGCAGGGCGGAG GAGCCATCAGTCCTCTGAGTGCTGCGGCCGCAGCGGCGGCTGCTGCAGGGAGGGTGGCGCTCTCCGGACACTCTGGCTGCAGCGGCGTGCTCCTGGTCAGCAACCTCAACGAAGAG ATGGTTACGCCCCAAAGTCTGTTTACCCTCTTCG GGGTGTACGGTGATGCTCAGCGCGTGAAGATCCTCTACAATAAGAAGGACAGTGCTCTCATCCAGATGTCGGACGGGAACCAGGCCCAGCTCG CAATGAGCCACCTGAACGGCCAGAAGATGTACGGGAAGATAATCCGTGTGACGCTCTCCAAGCACCAGACGGTGCAGCTGCCCAGGGAAGGGCTGGATGACCAGGGCCTAACCAAGGACTTCACCAACTCCCCCCTGCACCGCTTCAAAAAGCCAGGCTCCAAGAACTTTCAGAACATCTTCCCTCCGTCCGCCACGCTCCACCTCTCCAACGTCCC GGAGGACGTGACTGAGGAGGATCTGAGACAGCTGTTCTCTAACGCAGGTGGCACTGTGAAGGCATTCAAGTTTTTCCA AGGCCACAAAATGGCGCTACTCCAGATGTCTACAGTCGAGGAGGCCATCCAGGCCTTGATGGACCTTCACAACTACGACATGGGCAGCAACCACCACCTGAAGGTCTCCTTCTCCAAGTCAACCATCTAG